From one Pontibacillus sp. HMF3514 genomic stretch:
- a CDS encoding undecaprenyldiphospho-muramoylpentapeptide beta-N-acetylglucosaminyltransferase: MTSKRILFTGGGTAGHVIVNLALIPMFQKEGWEVDYIGSYDGIERKLIEPLEGVTYYSISTGKLRRYFSKENFKDPFKVLKGTGQALSILRKRKPQVVFSKGGFVSVPVVTAAKLNGIPAVIHESDYTPGLANKLAIPFAKKVLATFPETMEHLPEQKAEWVGAVVRDELFEGDPQKGYSLCGFTKEKPVMLVMGGSSGSKKINESIRGNLDQLLEKFQIVHLCGHGNKDEDIQRQGYAQFEYVNEELTDLFAITDFVVSRAGSNAIFEFLALKKPMLLIPLSRYASRGDQIVNAQSFVKQGFARMVEEEELEEDRFLQEVEQLQEEQDQILENMEQYQNERAKEKVMEIIKNA, translated from the coding sequence ATGACATCGAAACGTATTTTATTTACAGGAGGCGGCACTGCAGGGCATGTGATCGTTAACCTAGCGCTCATCCCGATGTTTCAAAAAGAGGGATGGGAAGTGGACTATATAGGATCTTATGATGGCATTGAACGTAAGCTGATTGAACCTTTGGAAGGTGTCACATATTATTCTATCTCCACAGGAAAGCTACGACGCTATTTTTCAAAGGAAAACTTTAAGGATCCATTTAAAGTGTTAAAGGGAACGGGTCAAGCTTTATCCATTTTAAGAAAACGAAAGCCTCAAGTTGTATTTTCGAAAGGTGGATTCGTCTCTGTTCCTGTTGTAACAGCCGCTAAGCTAAACGGTATTCCAGCAGTGATTCATGAATCAGATTACACACCAGGTCTCGCCAATAAATTAGCCATCCCATTTGCGAAAAAGGTATTAGCTACATTTCCGGAAACCATGGAGCATTTACCTGAACAGAAGGCTGAATGGGTTGGTGCTGTAGTCCGTGATGAATTATTTGAGGGTGATCCTCAAAAAGGCTATTCACTATGTGGATTTACAAAGGAAAAGCCCGTTATGCTTGTTATGGGGGGAAGCTCTGGTTCGAAAAAGATAAATGAATCAATTCGAGGGAACCTTGATCAACTATTAGAGAAGTTTCAGATTGTACATCTGTGTGGTCATGGGAATAAAGATGAAGATATTCAGAGACAGGGCTATGCTCAGTTTGAATATGTAAATGAAGAACTGACCGACTTATTTGCGATAACAGATTTTGTTGTTTCTCGTGCAGGATCTAATGCAATATTTGAATTTCTTGCATTAAAGAAACCAATGCTTTTAATTCCGCTATCTCGCTATGCTAGTAGAGGAGATCAGATTGTGAACGCCCAATCATTTGTTAAACAAGGGTTTGCGCGTATGGTTGAGGAAGAAGAGCTAGAGGAGGATCGTTTCTTACAAGAAGTTGAACAGCTTCAAGAAGAACAAGATCAAATCCTGGAAAACATGGAACAGTATCAAAATGAGAGAGCTAAAGAAAAAGTGATGGAAATTATTAAAAATGCCTGA